From one Lycium barbarum isolate Lr01 chromosome 6, ASM1917538v2, whole genome shotgun sequence genomic stretch:
- the LOC132645216 gene encoding cell division cycle protein 27 homolog B translates to MESILSECVQNSLRQFMHRNAIFMCERLCAQFPSEKNMQLLAECYLQNQQAYAAYHVLKGKSMAESRYLFALSCYQMGLLTEAETALNEPSAAEVPNGAAGHYLLGLIYRYTDRRNRSIQHFNQALLLDPLLWAAYEELCILGAAQEAAAVFGEASSLSIQKQHLYQSQNIQASADDQNVASRNIVSDDISPRQSKHTHSNNLRESNGTAAVQSLGGASTNMSFYNTPSPMASQLSGVVPPPVCRNFQQNGTNASMAGAADSSPRSTVNSTIQAPPRRKFVDEGKLRKISGRLFSDSGPRRNSRLAGEPTGNTNSNVSAASKYHGNSKLSSMTLRSMTSRKSQSWATENYAEGVRNDISDDSQLNSHPSGDARPLEQEGSGTSILSGASEILALFRILGEGYRLSCLYRCQDALDVYDKLPHKHYQTGWVLSQIGRAYFEMVDYLEADHAFGLARLASPYSLEGMDVYSTVLYHLKEDMKLSYLARELVSTDRLAPQSWCAMGNCYSLQKDHETALKNFQRAVQLNPRFAYGHTLCGHEYVALEDFENAIKSYQSALRVDARHYNAWYGLGMIYLRQEKFEFSEHHFRMALGINPHSSVIMSYLGTALHALKKNEEALEVMELAIVADKKNPLPMYQKANILVSMESFDAALHVLEELKEHAPRESSVYALMGRIYKRHNMYDKAMFHFGVALDLKPSAIDVATIKAAIEKLHVPDDLL, encoded by the exons ATGGAAAGCATACTAAGTGAGTGTGTGCAAAACAGCTTGCGGCAATTTATGCATCGCAACGCCATTTTTATGTGCGAACGCCTCTGTGCCCAGTTCCCCTCTGAG AAAAATATGCAGCTTTTAGCTGAGTGCTACCTGCAGAACCAACAGGCTTATGCTGCATACCATGTTCTGAAGGGGAAAAGTATGGCTGAATCTCGCTACTTGTTTGCACTATCATGCTATCAGATGGGTCTTCTCACTGAAGCTGAGACAGCACTTAATGAGCCATCAGCTGCAGAGGTTCCAAACGGTGCAGCTGGGCATTACCTTCTTGGTCTTATTTACCGGTATACTGATAGAAGAAATCGTTCCATCCAGCATTTCAATCAGGCCTTGTTATTGGATCCATTGCTATGGGCTGCATATGAGGAGTTGTGTATACTAGGTGCTGCACAAGAAGCAGCTGCAGTTTTCGGGGAAGCATCTTCCCTCTCCATTCAAAAACAACACTTGTACCAATCCCAAAATATACAAGCATCTGCTGATGATCAGAATGTAGCTTCTAGGAATATTGTCTCGGACGACATCAGCCCTAGGCAGTCAAAGCATACACATAGCAATAATCTTCGAGAAAGTAATGGAACAGCTGCTGTCCAGAGTTTAGGTGGGGCTTCTACTAACATGTCATTCTACAACACTCCCTCACCAATGGCTTCACAGTTGTCCGGAGTTGTTCCTCCTCCAGTTTGTAGAAATTTTCAGCAAAATGGAACTAATGCATCTATGGCTGGTGCTGCTGATAGTTCTCCACGATCAACTGTCAATTCAACCATTCAGGCCCCCCCTCGGAGAAAGTTTGTTGATGAGGGAAAGTTGAGAAAGATATCTGGGAGGTTATTTTCTGATTCTGGCCCTCGACGAAATTCAAGGCTTGCTGGAGAACCTACTGGAAACACAAATTCAAATGTATCTGCAGCTTCCAAATATCATGGTAATTCGAAGCTGAGCTCAATGACTTTACGTTCCATGACAAGTCGAAAGTCACAATCTTGGGCTACCGAAAACTATGCTGAAGGGGTTCGGAATGACATTTCTGATGATTCTCAGCTGAATTCACACCCTTCTGGAGATGCTAGACCTCTTGAACAAGAAGGGTCCGGAACTTCTATCCTCTCAGGTGCTTCAGAGATATTGGCCCTTTTCAGGATTCTCGGGGAAGGTTACAGACTTTCTTGTCTATATAGATGCCAGGATGCACTAGATGTTTATGACAAGCTCCCACACAAGCATTATCAGACTGGATGGGTTCTTTCCCAGATTGGAAGAGCATACTTTGAAATGGTTGATTACCTAGAAGCAGATCATGCGTTTGGCCTTGCTCGTCTGGCATCACCTTACAGTTTAGAAGGGATGGACGTGTACTCGACAGTGTTGTATCATCTCAAGGAGGACATGAAGTTGAGTTATCTGGCTCGGGAGCTGGTATCAACTGATAGATTAGCTCCTCAATCTTGGTGTGCTATGGGGAATTGCTATAGTTTACAGAAAGACCATGAAACTGCTCTTAAAAACTTTCAACGAGCTGTACAACTAAATCCTAGATTTGCATACGGGCACACACTTTGTGGTCATGAATATGTTGCTTTAGAAGATTTTGAAAATGCTATCAAGAGCTATCAAAGTGCACTTCGCGTGGATGCCAGGCATTACAATGCGTGGTATGGGCTTGGAATGATCTATCTCCGGCAAGAGAAGTTCGAATTTTCAGAGCATCACTTTCGTATGGCTTTGGGTATAAATCCACATTCTTCTGTTATCATGTCATATCTTGGCACTGCACTACACGCTCTGAAGAAAAACGAGGAGGCATTGGAAGTGATGGAGCTGGCTATCGTAGCAGACAAGAAAAATCCTCTTCCAATGTATCAGAAGGCTAACATCCTTGTGAGTATGGAAAGTTTTGATGCCGCTTTACATGTCTTAGAGGAACTTAAAGAGCATGCTCCTCGTGAGAGCAGTGTCTATGCTTTGATGGGTAGGATTTACAAGAGGCATAATATGTACGACAAAGCCATGTTTCATTTTGGAGTAGCGTTAGATTTAAAACCATCTGCAATTGATGTTGCAACCATTAAGGCTGCCATCGAGAAGTTGCATGTACCAGATGATCTGTTGTAA